The proteins below are encoded in one region of Streptomyces roseirectus:
- a CDS encoding ABC transporter ATP-binding protein, translating into MTPLLRTEGVGRTHTLRGARIDLLDDVTLDLEAGQITALVGHSGSGKTTLLHIMGLLDDPDRGRVFLGDDDMTNLAEAARADARRRRLGFVFQSHNLLPQHSAYRNILVPYAGSRTDGEPRARRLLDRVGLTARASHLPGELSGGEQQRVALARALINDPPVVLADEPTGNLDPDSERQLLTLFRELADEGRAVVVVTHNAAISDTADVVHRLEKGLLTTERPARRHVDDHTTPPRRPDHTTPPRRPDHPASRNRQSPQQPGHPTRTETTPA; encoded by the coding sequence GTGACCCCGCTGTTGAGGACCGAAGGCGTGGGCCGGACCCACACACTGCGAGGAGCGAGGATCGACCTCCTGGACGACGTGACGCTCGACCTCGAGGCCGGCCAAATCACCGCGCTCGTAGGGCATTCGGGGTCGGGCAAGACCACCCTGCTCCACATCATGGGCCTCCTGGACGACCCCGACCGGGGCCGGGTGTTCCTGGGCGACGACGACATGACGAACCTGGCGGAGGCCGCGCGAGCCGACGCCCGACGACGCCGCCTGGGCTTCGTCTTCCAGTCCCACAACCTCCTGCCGCAGCACTCCGCGTACCGCAACATCCTTGTCCCGTACGCCGGTTCACGCACCGACGGCGAACCCCGGGCCCGCCGTCTCCTCGACCGCGTGGGCCTCACGGCACGGGCCTCGCACCTCCCCGGCGAACTCTCCGGCGGTGAACAGCAACGCGTCGCCCTCGCCCGCGCGTTGATCAACGACCCGCCGGTCGTCCTCGCCGACGAACCCACCGGCAACCTCGACCCCGACAGCGAACGGCAGTTGCTCACCCTGTTCCGCGAACTCGCCGACGAGGGACGGGCGGTGGTCGTCGTCACCCACAACGCGGCCATCTCCGACACCGCCGACGTCGTCCACCGCCTGGAGAAGGGCCTGCTGACGACGGAGAGGCCGGCGCGCCGGCACGTGGACGACCACACCACGCCGCCGCGACGGCCCGACCACACCACGCCACCACGACGGCCCGACCACCCCGCGAGCAGGAACCGCCAGTCACCGCAGCAACCCGGCCACCCCACGCGCACGGAGACGACCCCCGCATGA
- a CDS encoding bifunctional metallophosphatase/5'-nucleotidase codes for MPASSQPYPGRRRTTRILAVAAGLATVGALAAALPADAHDAKHHPKPQLSRYQDVQLLSFNDLHGNLEPPSGSSGRVSEHQADGTTKTIDAGGVEYLATHLRNARKGNPYSITAAGGDMVGASPLISGLFHDEPTIEALNKLDLDVTSVGNHEFDEGARELARLQNGGCHPTDGCYTNEEFEGADFPYLAANVLDEKTNKPILKPYWVWRKNGVKVGFIGVTLENTPGVVSAEGVKGLKFKDEVETINKYAKALQRQGVRSIVALIHEGGAPASQSYNYDCDAPGAGDGISGPIVDIAKNITPAVDALVTGHTHAAYVCTINDPSGKPRMVTSAASFGRLYTDTTLTYDRWTGDIARTAVKSANHVVTRDVPKAPDMTQLIDKWNTLAAPIGNRAIGYISADVPNTGTESPAGDLIADAQLAYGKGLDPETDLALMNPGGVRAGFTYAAKGAEGDGVVTYAEGFTVQPFANTVNLQDFTGAQVIQILKDQVTGVNTASPKILLPSANLTYTLDLTKSGADRVVTDTVRLNGAPIDPAATYRVATNSFLAGGGDGFPTLGQGTNDLVGADDLAALAQYLTANSSPAGPLAPPVANRITIVR; via the coding sequence ATGCCAGCCAGTTCCCAGCCGTACCCGGGCCGCAGACGGACGACACGGATCCTCGCGGTCGCCGCCGGGCTCGCCACCGTGGGGGCGTTGGCCGCCGCACTGCCCGCGGACGCGCACGACGCCAAGCACCACCCCAAGCCGCAGTTGAGCCGCTACCAGGACGTGCAGCTGCTGTCGTTCAACGACCTGCACGGCAACCTGGAGCCCCCGTCCGGCTCCTCGGGCCGGGTGAGCGAGCACCAGGCGGACGGTACGACGAAGACGATCGACGCGGGGGGCGTCGAGTACCTGGCCACGCACCTGAGGAACGCGCGCAAGGGCAACCCGTACTCGATCACCGCGGCCGGCGGGGACATGGTCGGCGCGTCGCCGCTGATCTCGGGCCTGTTCCACGACGAGCCGACGATCGAGGCGCTGAACAAGCTGGACCTGGACGTCACGAGCGTCGGCAACCACGAGTTCGACGAGGGCGCGCGCGAACTCGCCCGCCTGCAGAACGGCGGCTGTCACCCGACGGACGGCTGCTACACGAACGAGGAGTTCGAGGGCGCCGACTTCCCGTACCTCGCGGCGAACGTCCTCGACGAGAAGACGAACAAGCCGATCCTGAAGCCGTACTGGGTGTGGCGGAAGAACGGCGTCAAGGTCGGCTTCATCGGCGTCACCCTGGAGAACACCCCGGGCGTTGTCTCGGCGGAGGGCGTCAAGGGCCTCAAGTTCAAGGACGAGGTCGAGACGATCAACAAGTACGCGAAGGCGCTCCAGCGCCAGGGCGTGCGGTCGATCGTCGCGCTGATCCACGAGGGCGGCGCCCCCGCCTCGCAGTCGTACAACTACGACTGCGACGCGCCGGGCGCGGGCGACGGCATCTCCGGCCCGATCGTCGACATCGCGAAGAACATCACGCCGGCCGTGGACGCGCTGGTCACCGGCCACACGCACGCCGCGTACGTGTGCACGATCAACGACCCGTCGGGCAAGCCCCGCATGGTCACCTCGGCCGCGTCCTTCGGCCGCCTCTACACCGACACGACGCTGACGTACGACCGCTGGACGGGTGACATCGCCCGGACGGCCGTGAAGTCCGCGAACCACGTCGTCACCCGGGACGTCCCCAAGGCGCCCGACATGACGCAGCTCATCGACAAGTGGAACACCCTCGCGGCGCCCATCGGCAACCGCGCGATCGGCTACATCTCGGCGGACGTCCCGAACACGGGCACCGAGTCCCCGGCGGGCGACCTCATCGCGGACGCCCAGCTCGCGTACGGCAAGGGCCTCGACCCGGAGACCGACCTCGCGCTGATGAACCCCGGCGGGGTGCGCGCCGGCTTCACCTACGCGGCCAAGGGCGCCGAGGGCGACGGCGTGGTGACGTACGCGGAGGGCTTCACCGTCCAGCCGTTCGCGAACACCGTCAACCTCCAGGACTTCACCGGCGCGCAGGTCATCCAGATCCTGAAGGACCAGGTCACCGGGGTGAACACGGCCTCGCCGAAGATCCTGCTCCCGTCCGCGAACCTCACGTACACCCTCGACCTGACGAAGTCGGGCGCGGACCGCGTCGTCACGGACACCGTCCGGCTGAACGGCGCCCCGATCGACCCCGCCGCCACCTACCGCGTCGCCACGAACAGCTTCCTCGCGGGCGGCGGCGACGGCTTCCCCACCCTCGGCCAGGGCACCAACGACCTCGTCGGCGCCGACGACCTCGCGGCCCTCGCCCAGTACCTGACGGCGAACTCCTCGCCGGCCGGCCCGCTGGCTCCGCCGGTCGCGAACCGGATCACCATCGTGCGGTGA
- a CDS encoding ABC transporter permease yields the protein MSTLTVTPRAEAETRTTGGRRAGSVVALARFEAREMLFQIPVLLFAAIYLVLTAMRLFKAEGMNDFPVLHMADRDTQGLPQLFALAVLISANSAVLRVRRDKTAEQFGMLPMEPWRRTLAHVLSIVPFALFTAVVVGIDFTVAALKPGAVGTGSVGELLVGPLTVLAAGIVGILLAGLWPLTFLPVLLLMVAYLTLVGPVVLDGDWSQWFYPVVTDGNSGGIPVPSDLLGRPAGWHALYLAALCALLTCVAMILKGGRTRVVKAATVLALAVTVTAAFGQRPDGGAALAEARRTATEHPEKVQSCKEYGGSTYCSFPEWDGQRGRWAQVVDRVQGNAGLTVPLTVRQRVDVSGGVESDAALSPQKARGDVTIGTRWGGNRVSEFAVGVASVLVAGSEQAAEQLCGARAVTVMWLTLGGEPNPRDTFRSLRIDDSTEGSAVVRTPADPIALTAQQTAVVNELLTRPRAEVTAKVKAHWTELTAPGTSTADAARLLGVQAPKGEETCGE from the coding sequence ATGAGCACCCTCACGGTGACGCCCCGCGCGGAGGCCGAGACGCGGACCACTGGCGGCCGTCGGGCCGGCTCGGTCGTCGCGCTGGCCCGCTTCGAGGCCCGCGAGATGCTGTTCCAGATCCCGGTGCTGCTGTTCGCGGCCATCTACCTCGTCCTCACCGCCATGCGGCTGTTCAAGGCCGAGGGCATGAACGACTTCCCGGTCCTGCACATGGCGGACCGGGACACCCAGGGCCTCCCGCAGTTGTTCGCCCTAGCCGTCCTGATCAGCGCCAACTCGGCGGTGCTGAGGGTGCGCAGGGACAAGACGGCCGAGCAGTTCGGGATGCTGCCGATGGAGCCCTGGCGGCGCACGCTGGCCCACGTCCTGTCGATCGTGCCGTTCGCGCTGTTCACCGCGGTGGTCGTCGGCATCGACTTCACCGTCGCCGCGCTGAAGCCGGGCGCGGTGGGGACGGGCTCGGTCGGTGAGCTGCTGGTGGGGCCGCTGACGGTGCTGGCGGCGGGGATCGTCGGGATACTGCTGGCGGGGCTGTGGCCGCTGACGTTCCTGCCGGTGCTGCTGCTGATGGTCGCGTACCTCACCCTCGTGGGGCCGGTGGTGCTGGACGGTGACTGGTCGCAGTGGTTCTATCCGGTCGTCACGGACGGGAACTCGGGGGGCATCCCGGTTCCGTCGGACCTCCTGGGCCGTCCCGCCGGCTGGCACGCGCTCTACCTGGCGGCCCTGTGCGCGCTGCTCACCTGCGTGGCGATGATCCTCAAGGGCGGTCGCACCAGAGTCGTCAAGGCGGCGACGGTCCTGGCGCTCGCGGTCACCGTGACCGCCGCGTTCGGGCAGCGGCCGGACGGTGGCGCGGCCCTGGCCGAGGCGAGGCGGACGGCGACCGAGCACCCGGAGAAGGTGCAGTCGTGCAAGGAGTACGGCGGCTCGACGTACTGCTCGTTCCCGGAGTGGGACGGCCAGCGCGGGCGGTGGGCGCAGGTCGTGGACCGGGTCCAGGGCAACGCCGGTCTCACCGTGCCGCTGACGGTGCGCCAGCGCGTGGACGTCAGTGGCGGGGTCGAGAGCGACGCCGCGCTGTCGCCCCAGAAGGCACGGGGGGACGTCACGATCGGCACGCGCTGGGGCGGCAACCGGGTCTCCGAGTTCGCGGTCGGTGTCGCGTCGGTGCTGGTCGCGGGGTCGGAGCAGGCGGCGGAGCAGTTGTGCGGGGCCCGTGCGGTGACCGTCATGTGGCTGACCCTCGGGGGAGAGCCCAACCCCAGGGACACGTTCAGGAGCCTCCGTATCGACGACAGCACCGAGGGCTCCGCCGTCGTCCGCACCCCCGCCGACCCGATCGCCCTGACGGCCCAGCAGACCGCCGTCGTCAACGAACTCCTCACCCGCCCCCGCGCCGAGGTCACGGCCAAGGTCAAGGCCCACTGGACCGAACTGACCGCCCCCGGCACGAGCACGGCGGACGCGGCGCGCCTGCTGGGCGTGCAGGCACCGAAGGGAGAAGAGACGTGCGGCGAGTGA
- a CDS encoding FtsX-like permease family protein, which produces MTGALSRQRATEVGILKAVGFRTRTVLTLLITEMALTAALSALLAIALGAAASTAATVFLRGDRELAPYLDAGTPLPAAPTLAALLALTVLVVTAGAFVPARRAANLQPAEAMRHW; this is translated from the coding sequence GTGACAGGGGCCCTGTCCCGCCAACGGGCCACAGAGGTAGGCATCTTGAAGGCGGTCGGTTTCCGCACCCGCACGGTCCTGACCCTGCTCATCACCGAAATGGCCCTGACGGCGGCTCTGTCGGCGCTACTGGCGATCGCGCTCGGCGCCGCCGCGTCCACTGCCGCGACCGTATTCCTGCGCGGTGACCGGGAGTTGGCGCCCTACCTCGACGCCGGCACCCCTCTCCCGGCCGCGCCCACCCTGGCCGCGCTCCTCGCCCTCACCGTCCTCGTCGTGACGGCCGGTGCCTTCGTCCCGGCCCGCCGCGCCGCGAACCTACAGCCGGCGGAGGCGATGAGGCACTGGTGA
- a CDS encoding zf-HC2 domain-containing protein has protein sequence MSWHVGEEELRAYARGELAAPMLWSADTHLASCEQCRAALAREADPVALDAGWERLDAELDAPRQGLFEGLLVRLGVAGHTARLLTATPILRRSWLFAVLSVLVMTVLMVRTADNPALFLALAPLLPLAGVAVSFGRSMDPTYEMAMVAPMHGFRLLMIRTVAVLTASLALNGLATLALPGYGLLALAWLVPALALTATGLALTARLGAVIAPVLTSSTWVGILLYARSRGDDMLAPFTVPGQAVAAVIAVVAGLALYRSRDRFDIRPMGGFQEGGAM, from the coding sequence ATGAGCTGGCATGTCGGTGAAGAGGAACTGCGTGCTTACGCGCGGGGCGAGCTGGCGGCGCCGATGCTGTGGTCGGCGGACACGCACCTCGCATCGTGCGAGCAGTGCCGGGCCGCGCTCGCGAGGGAAGCCGACCCGGTCGCGCTGGACGCGGGCTGGGAACGGCTCGACGCGGAGCTGGACGCGCCGAGGCAGGGGCTGTTCGAGGGGCTGCTGGTACGCCTCGGGGTCGCCGGCCACACCGCGCGGCTGCTGACGGCGACGCCGATACTGCGCCGGTCCTGGCTGTTCGCGGTGCTGTCCGTCCTGGTGATGACGGTCCTGATGGTCCGGACGGCCGACAACCCGGCGCTGTTCCTGGCGCTGGCGCCGCTGCTGCCGCTGGCGGGCGTGGCCGTGTCGTTCGGACGGTCCATGGACCCGACGTACGAGATGGCGATGGTCGCCCCGATGCACGGCTTCCGGCTCCTGATGATCCGCACGGTCGCCGTCCTCACCGCCAGCCTGGCCCTCAACGGCCTCGCCACCCTGGCCCTCCCCGGCTACGGGCTCCTGGCGCTGGCCTGGCTGGTCCCGGCACTTGCCCTGACGGCGACGGGCCTGGCCCTGACGGCTCGCCTGGGCGCGGTGATCGCGCCGGTGCTCACCAGCTCCACCTGGGTCGGGATCCTCCTGTACGCCCGGTCCCGGGGCGACGACATGCTGGCGCCCTTCACGGTCCCGGGCCAGGCGGTGGCCGCCGTGATCGCCGTCGTCGCCGGCCTCGCCCTGTACCGGTCCCGCGACCGCTTCGACATCCGCCCGATGGGCGGCTTCCAGGAAGGAGGGGCGATGTGA
- the mshD gene encoding mycothiol synthase, whose protein sequence is MTSDDTARPRSLDTLSVLTPEQTDAVLALLADAARTDGQQAVSEQGRLNLRGGAREGIAHLLLSTGTELVGYAQLEDTDPVEAPAAELVVHPAHRGHGHGRALGSALLSATGKRLRVWAHGGHPAARHLAQVLGLTLFRELRQMRRTLTDLSLPEPVLPAGVTVRAFVPGKDDADWLALNAAAFAHHPEQGSLVQRDLDARVAEPWFDPAGFFLAFRGDELIGFHWTKVHAAEQLGEVYVLGVKPGVQGGGLGKSLTTIGLRHLAGQGLPTAMLYVDADNKAAVAVYERLGFLTHETDLMYRAES, encoded by the coding sequence ATGACCAGCGACGACACCGCACGGCCCCGCTCCCTCGACACCCTTTCCGTCCTCACCCCCGAGCAGACCGACGCCGTTCTCGCCCTGCTCGCGGACGCCGCTCGCACCGACGGTCAGCAGGCGGTGTCCGAACAGGGCCGCCTGAACCTGCGGGGAGGCGCCCGCGAGGGCATCGCCCACCTGCTCCTGTCCACCGGCACCGAACTCGTCGGCTACGCCCAGCTGGAGGACACCGACCCGGTCGAGGCGCCGGCCGCGGAACTCGTCGTCCACCCCGCGCACCGGGGACACGGTCACGGGCGCGCCCTCGGTTCGGCTCTGCTCAGCGCCACCGGCAAGCGGCTGCGCGTGTGGGCGCACGGTGGGCATCCCGCCGCCCGGCATCTCGCGCAGGTCCTCGGTCTCACCCTGTTCCGCGAACTGCGCCAGATGCGCCGCACGTTGACGGACCTCAGCCTGCCCGAGCCCGTCCTGCCCGCCGGCGTCACCGTCCGCGCCTTCGTCCCCGGCAAGGACGACGCCGACTGGCTCGCCCTCAACGCCGCCGCGTTCGCCCACCACCCCGAGCAGGGCTCCCTCGTCCAGCGCGACCTCGACGCCCGCGTCGCCGAGCCCTGGTTCGACCCGGCCGGCTTCTTCCTCGCCTTCCGCGGCGACGAGCTCATCGGCTTCCACTGGACGAAGGTCCACGCCGCCGAACAGCTCGGCGAGGTCTACGTCCTCGGCGTGAAGCCCGGCGTCCAGGGGGGCGGGCTCGGCAAGTCCCTCACCACGATCGGGCTCCGCCATCTCGCCGGCCAGGGTCTGCCCACCGCCATGCTCTACGTCGACGCGGACAACAAGGCCGCGGTCGCCGTCTACGAACGCCTCGGTTTCCTCACGCATGAGACGGACCTGATGTACCGCGCCGAAAGCTGA
- a CDS encoding PH domain-containing protein, whose protein sequence is MGSEPRIERTYRGGRALPLPDVLLLLAIAFLVAPAGDEPTLRELPYLVLGLAAGAYLLLDRFRARTTVSASGITVQGPLRTRHVPWADVQDLRIPADGFRTRWQARFPVHLYDTNGASLRLPHFDERQLASVFDELDDVVGAAGQLGLWERREPDERVARGERRRAAWTRASHGAVLALAVTIGLAVLSLLLDGPSFAIDLIVPVPLVVLAVLFLVFDRLGEARATVVQG, encoded by the coding sequence ATGGGCAGCGAGCCGCGGATCGAGCGTACGTACCGGGGAGGCCGCGCCCTCCCCCTGCCCGACGTCCTGCTCCTGCTCGCGATCGCCTTCCTGGTCGCCCCCGCCGGCGACGAGCCGACGTTGCGCGAACTCCCGTACCTGGTCCTCGGGTTGGCGGCCGGCGCCTACCTGCTGCTCGACCGGTTCCGCGCGCGGACGACCGTCAGCGCGTCCGGCATCACCGTCCAGGGGCCGCTGCGCACGCGGCACGTCCCCTGGGCGGACGTCCAGGACCTGCGCATCCCCGCCGACGGCTTCCGCACCCGCTGGCAGGCGCGGTTCCCGGTGCACCTGTACGACACGAACGGCGCGAGCCTGCGTCTTCCACACTTCGACGAGCGTCAACTCGCCTCGGTCTTCGACGAGTTGGACGACGTCGTCGGCGCCGCCGGTCAACTCGGCCTCTGGGAACGCCGGGAGCCGGACGAGCGTGTCGCCCGTGGTGAACGTCGGCGGGCCGCCTGGACGCGGGCGAGTCACGGCGCCGTCCTCGCGCTGGCCGTGACGATCGGGCTCGCCGTCCTCTCCCTCCTCCTCGACGGGCCGTCGTTCGCCATCGACTTGATCGTCCCGGTGCCCCTCGTCGTGCTGGCGGTGCTGTTCCTCGTCTTCGACCGGCTTGGAGAGGCCCGCGCAACTGTTGTTCAGGGGTGA
- a CDS encoding RNA polymerase sigma factor, with amino-acid sequence MSETRSDGELLRAIAADGDRHAFEELYRRYAPWLAARLRSRCSDAGTVDDVVQETFLAVWRGKARYHEDGDVAGWLWRIGARRLVDALRRDGARGRLRQALARLRHRDEVSAEDRVLTGVEHGDLAGALSRLSPELRAVLQATVIDGLSTREAAALLGIPAGTVKTRALRARKQLREALT; translated from the coding sequence GTGAGCGAAACGCGAAGTGACGGAGAGCTGCTGCGGGCCATCGCGGCAGACGGGGACCGTCACGCCTTCGAGGAGCTGTACCGGCGATACGCGCCGTGGCTGGCAGCACGACTGCGCAGCCGCTGCTCGGACGCCGGGACGGTGGACGACGTCGTGCAGGAGACGTTCCTCGCGGTGTGGCGGGGCAAGGCCCGCTATCACGAGGACGGTGACGTGGCGGGCTGGCTGTGGCGCATCGGCGCCCGCCGCCTCGTCGACGCCCTGCGCCGGGACGGCGCCCGGGGCCGGCTCAGGCAGGCCCTGGCCCGGCTCCGCCACCGCGACGAAGTGTCCGCGGAGGACCGCGTCCTCACGGGAGTGGAGCACGGCGACCTCGCGGGCGCCCTCTCCCGCCTCTCGCCCGAACTCCGCGCGGTCCTCCAGGCCACGGTCATCGACGGCCTGAGCACCCGGGAGGCCGCCGCCCTCCTCGGCATCCCGGCGGGGACGGTCAAGACAAGGGCGCTACGGGCCCGCAAGCAACTGAGGGAGGCGCTGACGTGA
- a CDS encoding ABC transporter ATP-binding protein has product MTTTDPHPYALTATALGRRFGHKDTWALRDCSFHLPAGRVCAVVGPNGAGKSTLLALAAGLLPPSEGTLTTLGTAPAHARSRVGYVAQDKPLYPQLTVAQTLRMGADLNPARWDADIADRVATGQGLDPAKRIRSLSGGQRTRVALALALGKRPDLLLLDEPMADLDPLARHELMATLMSQAARHGTTIVMSSHVVAELEDSCDFLLLLGDGRVRLTGEIDDLLDAHARVQGPAETSPLAPHTIVESRVTGRQLTALIRREDPLPPDWHASRPTLEELVLAHLRNPASPPQPRHTPAEGAAA; this is encoded by the coding sequence ATGACCACCACCGACCCCCACCCCTACGCCCTCACGGCCACGGCATTAGGCAGACGCTTCGGCCACAAGGACACCTGGGCCCTGCGCGACTGCTCCTTCCACCTCCCCGCCGGCCGCGTCTGCGCGGTGGTCGGCCCGAACGGCGCCGGCAAGTCGACCCTCCTCGCCCTCGCGGCGGGCCTGCTGCCCCCGTCGGAAGGCACGCTGACCACCCTCGGCACGGCCCCCGCCCACGCCCGCTCCCGAGTGGGATACGTCGCCCAGGACAAGCCCCTGTACCCGCAGTTGACGGTGGCGCAGACGCTGCGGATGGGCGCGGACCTGAACCCCGCGCGCTGGGACGCGGACATAGCCGACCGGGTGGCCACCGGCCAGGGCCTCGACCCGGCCAAGCGGATCAGGTCCCTGTCCGGAGGCCAGCGCACCCGCGTCGCCCTCGCGCTGGCCCTCGGCAAGCGCCCCGACCTGCTCCTCCTGGACGAGCCGATGGCGGACCTCGACCCGCTGGCCCGGCACGAGCTGATGGCCACGCTGATGTCACAGGCCGCCCGTCACGGGACGACGATCGTGATGTCGTCCCACGTGGTGGCCGAACTGGAGGACTCCTGCGACTTCCTCCTCCTGCTCGGCGACGGCCGCGTCCGCCTCACCGGCGAGATCGACGACCTCCTCGACGCCCACGCCCGGGTCCAGGGCCCCGCCGAGACCTCGCCCCTCGCCCCGCACACGATCGTCGAGTCCCGCGTGACCGGCCGCCAGCTCACGGCCCTGATCCGCCGGGAAGACCCCCTCCCGCCCGACTGGCACGCGTCCCGCCCGACCCTGGAAGAACTCGTCCTCGCCCACCTCCGCAACCCCGCGTCACCCCCACAGCCCCGGCACACCCCGGCGGAAGGGGCAGCGGCATGA
- a CDS encoding ABC transporter ATP-binding protein, translating to MTGITDTTLTATGLSLRYGGTHALDGVSLRLGRGVTGLLGPNGAGKTTLLRVLATAVPPDGGEFRALGHDPGTGAGRLALRRSLGYLPQNPGFHPDFTAFEFVDYVAILKELNDRGDRIREVRRVLEAVDLSDVRRTRLKRLSGGMRQRVALAAALVGDPGLLVLDEPTVGLDPEQRMRFRELIAQAGEGRTVLLSTHQTEDVAMLCHRVIVLTRGRVRFEGTPAELTARAAGRVWSSDGRDPAALAGWRTGTGSFRNIGDPPKGATLLEPTLEDGYLLTLDGESAEVSA from the coding sequence ATGACGGGCATCACCGACACGACCTTGACGGCCACCGGCCTCTCCCTGCGCTACGGCGGGACGCACGCCCTGGACGGCGTCTCCCTGCGGCTCGGCAGGGGAGTCACCGGCCTGCTGGGGCCGAACGGCGCCGGGAAGACGACGCTGCTGCGGGTCCTGGCGACGGCGGTGCCGCCGGACGGCGGGGAGTTCAGGGCGCTGGGACACGACCCGGGGACGGGGGCGGGGCGGCTCGCGCTGCGTCGCTCGCTGGGCTACCTGCCGCAGAACCCCGGGTTCCACCCGGACTTCACGGCGTTCGAGTTCGTCGACTACGTGGCGATCCTCAAGGAGCTGAACGACCGGGGCGACCGGATCCGGGAGGTGCGGCGGGTGCTGGAGGCCGTCGACCTGAGCGACGTGCGCAGGACGCGGCTGAAGAGGCTGTCCGGCGGGATGCGGCAGCGGGTCGCGCTCGCGGCGGCGCTGGTGGGGGACCCCGGGCTTCTGGTGCTGGACGAGCCGACCGTGGGCCTCGACCCCGAACAGCGGATGCGGTTCAGGGAGTTGATCGCGCAGGCGGGCGAGGGACGGACGGTGCTGCTGTCGACGCACCAGACGGAGGACGTGGCGATGCTGTGCCACCGGGTGATCGTGCTGACGCGGGGCCGCGTCCGCTTCGAGGGCACGCCGGCGGAGCTGACCGCGCGGGCGGCCGGCCGGGTCTGGAGCAGCGACGGACGGGACCCGGCGGCGCTGGCCGGCTGGCGCACCGGAACGGGCAGCTTCCGCAACATCGGCGACCCGCCGAAGGGCGCCACGCTCCTCGAACCGACCCTGGAGGACGGCTACTTGCTCACCCTGGACGGCGAGAGCGCGGAGGTGTCCGCATGA